In Daphnia pulicaria isolate SC F1-1A chromosome 5, SC_F0-13Bv2, whole genome shotgun sequence, a single genomic region encodes these proteins:
- the LOC124340752 gene encoding pickpocket protein 28-like isoform X2 codes for MSSRKISTQSRKVCQNGGKYFKQFCDSTSLHGLKYITEEKSHWLKRVMWTLVFLAGIFFSGYYCWQMWKKWEDSPVLMSLDSNRYPLKNIPFPAVTICNVNKVSKTKLLRVMEDPRYKNITYDKMQQTLRYMTKLDRAIKNEKELENLSEFYRTQNISSADLFDVLKKSAPSCRDMVMDCIWLGIPAPCFEYFSFLPTDDGICCTFNGAKYNDPELEIESTDHEPLRVSGNGYRMGLALVIDADIEDYSVTNGKFDGFKVLIHTSEEFPDVADRGFVLGPGTETFVGVKGITTFNTEEVAKDVTPARRQCQVEGEQKLKYFPRYSRSACTIECATRLMQERCKCRPYFFKADIGTKLCNLDSYSCISDVYEDVRQNEDKICHCLPPCTDVWYDPEISYSSFPGRGFNLTRTFKRLVAGRNLSSNADSNEYFKSNVAVLHVYYKDKTGVRYKTDIRFGVEDFISATGGLLGLGLGLSFISVFELLYFLCLRWFFPKIKSKSRSRDESLDCNTLPPANKWASTTTVGTNISIS; via the exons ATGTCGTCCCGAAAGATCTCCACTCAGAGCCGAAAGGTGTGCCAAAATGGAGGCAAGTACTTTAAGCAGTTCTGTGATTCCACTTCTCTTCACGGGTTAAAATACatcacagaagaaaaaagccatTGGTTGAAAAG agTCATGTGGACCTTGGTTTTCCTGgctggaattttcttttctggctATTATTGCTGGCAAATGTGGAAGAAATGGGAAGACTCCCCCGTCCTCATGTCGCTTGATTCTAACCGTTATCCACTAAAAAATATTCCCTTCCCAGCGGTAACCATATGCAACGTCAATAAGGTCTCCAAGACAAAACTACTTCGAGTCATGGAAGACCCAAG ATACAAGAACATCACTTACGATAAAATGCAGCAAACCTTGAGGTACATGACGAAGCTCGACAGGGCGATCAAAAACGAAAAGGAATTAGAAAATTTAAGCGAATTTTATCGGACGCAAAACATTTCATCTGCGGATTTGTTTGACGTTCTTAAAAAG TCGGCGCCATCCTGTCGAGACATGGTCATGGACTGTATCTGGCTCGGTATTCCGGCGCCGTGTTTCGagtacttttcttttcttcctacgGATGATGGCATTTGTTGCACTTTCAACGGAGCTAAATACAACGATCCGGAGTTAGAAATCGAATCTAC CGATCACGAACCTCTTCGGGTGAGCGGGAACGGATACCGAATGGGACTCGCCCTGGTGATCGATGCTGACATAGAAGATTATAGTGTGACCAACGGAAAATTTGATGGTTTTAAG gTACTGATTCACACGTCAGAGGAATTTCCAGATGTTGCTGATCGTGGATTCGTCCTTGGCCCTGGCACTGAAAC ATTCGTCGGAGTCAAAGGAATAACAACATTCAACACGGAAGAAGTGGCAAAAGATGTAACGCCAGCACGACGCCAATGTCAAGTGGAGGGCGAAcaaaagttaaaatattttccacgtTACAGTCGATCGGCTTGTACTATCGAGTGTGCCacacgacttatgcaagagcgATGTAAATGCAGaccatattttttcaaag CCGACATAGGAACGAAGCTGTGCAATTTGGATTCCTACTCTTGCATCTCTGATGTTTACG aaGACGTAAGGCAAAACGAGGATAAGATTTGCCACTGTCTTCCTCCTTGCACAGACGTGTGGTACGACCCAGAAATTTCGTATTCGTCTTTTCCCGGAAGGGGATTCAATTTAACACGCACCTTTAAACGTCTAGTGGCTGGACGAAATCTCAGTTCTAATGCAGACAGCAACGAATATTTCAA ATCAAATGTCGCAGTACTTCACGTCTACTACAAAGATAAGACTGGCGTACGATACAAAACTGACATTCGTTTTGGCGTTGAAGATTTTATTT CTGCCACCGGTGGACTTTTGGGACTAGGTTTAGGCCTCAGCTTCATCAGTGTTTTTGAGCTACTTTATTTCCTCTGCCTGCGCTGGTTTTTCCCCAagataaaatcaaaatccCGAAGCAGAGACGAATCACTAGATTGCAACACTCTCCCACCTGCCAACAAATGggcttcaacaacaacagtcgggacaaacatttcaatctcATAA
- the LOC124340461 gene encoding beta-1,3-glucan-binding protein-like isoform X1, with translation MPSLHTIVYGVGFKQMKGNEVKTFISLVMVVVLLLIPKTSGNLDEFYRLRGRLIFQEEFNSLDKSRWQHVITAWRGGNNEFEYYTDRPENSYVRNGVLYIKPTLTADRFGEDFLYNGTLDMWKEGCNVNYNGGCIATSAEDIINPIQSARMRTLNSFSFTYGTVEVRAKMPRGDWIWPAIWMMPTENRYGAWPRSGEIDMVEIRSNDNLVCQDRHVGNKLMGSTLHFGTDSKHNIWRPTHYEAILEEGDFTSDFHTYGLQRLPRSIRFFVDGILIGEVTPPRGGFWELGQLDRDPGGPNIWGGGSPMTPFDEPFHFILNVAVGGSYFPEGCTNKPFPKPWSSKEKQPMRSFWEKRHEWLPTWNRRRRGEEVSNALQVDYIRVYEYAPTKYMPIYDTSDWHWYLWGLSRNPFFG, from the exons ATGCCCAGTTTGCACACAATAGTCTACG GAGTCGGGTTTAAACAAATGAAGGGAAATGAAGTAAAGACCTTTATTTCACTGGTAATGGTAGTTGTCTTGTTACTTATCCCCAAAACATCGGGTAACTTGGACGAATTTTATCGACTGCGAGGTCGACTCATCTTTCAAGAGGAATTTAACAGTTTGGATAAATCACGGTGGCAGCACGTCATCACCGCCTGGAGAGGAGGTAACAACGAATTTGAATACTACACAGATCGCCCTGAAAACAG TTATGTTCGCAATGGAGTTTTGTACATAAAACCCACCCTGACGGCTGATCGTTTCGGAGAAGATTTCTTGTACAATGGCACGTTGGATATGTGGAAAGAAGGATGCAATGTGAATTACAACGGTGGATGTATCGC GACGTCTGCAGAGGACATCATCAATCCAATTCAATCCGCCCGGATGCGCACTCTCAACTCGTTCAGCTTTACTTACGGCACGGTCGAGGTACGCGCTAAAATGCCCCGTGGCGATTGGATTTGGCCTG ctaTTTGGATGATGCCAACAGAAAACCGTTATGGAGCGTGGCCACGATCTGGTGAAATCGATATGGTTGAAATACGCTCAAATGATAATTTAGTTTGTCAAGACCGACACGTTGGAAACAAACTCATGGGCTCTACCCTTCATTTTG GTACTGATTCTAAACACAATATCTGGCGTCCAACTCACTACGAAGC GATTCTGGAAGAGGGCGATTTCACATCAGATTTCCACACTTATGGATTGCAACGCCTGCCGCGATCCATACGTTTCTTTGTCGACGGAATCCTAATTGGTGAAGTAACCCCACCGAGAGGGGGTTTCTGGGAATTGGGGCAATTGGATCGAGATCCCGGTGGACCCAACATTTGGGGCGGTGGTAGTCCCATGACGCCGTTCGACGAACCG tttcatttcattctgaACGTGGCGGTGGGCGGTAGCTACTTTCCGGAAGGATGCACTAACAAACCGTTTCCGAAGCCGTG GTCCTCTAAAGAAAAGCAACCAATGCGTTCGTTTTGGGAGAAACGTCACGAATGGCTTCCAACATGGAACAGACGCCGTAGAGGTGAAGAAGTAAGTAACGCGCTCCAGGTGGACTACATCCGTGTCTACGAATATGCCCCAACTAAATACATGCCAATTTATGATACAAGTGATTGGCACTGGTATTTGTGGGGCTTAAGCAGAAATCCGTTTTTCGGTTAA
- the LOC124340754 gene encoding pancreatic triacylglycerol lipase-like isoform X2, producing the protein MPMTRNRINTHFTLFTREKPMQGLKISAKNTTEITAASFKASRPTKFYIHGYLADAYEDRITTLVARLLGNGDFNVIVVHWGAGAYTTYGQAVANTRLVGLEIAFLVNTVIAKLGVKASDVHLIGHSLGSHIAGYAGEKILNLGRISGLDPAGPSFRSMPPFVRLDPSDAQFVEAIHTDGGALGFGLSEPVGHLDFYPNGGEVQPGCEPYPANFVASISALAAANTTLTDIVACDHMRVIYLYSDSFLSRNNCQTVAYECSDYDSFNKGACISCGSDNTKCVPFGLQASSYPSRSRRNVKLFFNTGSNVPYCRMHYAVNVSLAKAQHAKITVNGKLGLTVGGDKGAVSNVQLIQSNIGAKLEHGKNYQYLFSIGTNIGKTRKVNLRWDYVVNPLDPSTICGSLCNKKLYVNSVTISSLNNYPEINRIANTLKACPSSSPGIIGSESSSDFSVGGTCAK; encoded by the exons ATGCCAATGACTAGGAATAGAATCAATACGCATTTCACGTTATTCACCCGAGAGAAACCAATGCAA GGGCTCAAAATTTCTGCCAAAAATACGACTGAAATTACTGCCGCTTCATTCAAAGCATCTCGACCAACAAAGTTCTATATTCACGGTTATCTTGCCGATGCATACGAAGACCGCATCACT ACGCTAGTTGCAAGATTATTGGGTAATGGAGATTTCAATGTCATCGTTGTACATTGGGGAGCTGGAGCGTACACTACTTATGGCCAAGCAGTTGCAAACACACGGCTCGTTGGGCTAGAAATCGCGTTCCTTGTCAACACTGTGATA GCAAAACTTGGCGTGAAGGCTTCTGATGTCCATTTGATTGGACATAGCTTGGGATCGCACATAGCGGGATACGCAGGAGAAAAAATTCTTAATCTCGGTCGTATTTCAG GTTTGGATCCTGCCGGTCCATCTTTTCGCAGTATGCCCCCTTTTGTTCGTTTGGATCCATCTGACGCTCAGTTTGTTGAAGCCATTCACACTGATGGTGGTGCATTAG GCTTTGGACTTTCGGAGCCTGTGGGCCACCTAGACTTTTATCCTAACGGTGGAGAAGTACAACCTGGCTGTGAGCCATACCCTGCTAACTTTGTAGCTAGCATTTCTGCTCTGGCTGCTGCCAACACCACTTTAACGGATATCGTCGCTTGCGACCACATGCGAGTCATTTATTTGTATAGTGACTCGTTTCTCTCACGTAACAACTGCCAGACTGTAGCGTATGAATGCTCCGACTATGACTCTTTCAACAAA GGAGCCTGCATTTCTTGTGGATCTGACAATACCAAATGTGTCCCGTTCGGGTTACAGGCCTCTAGTTATCCCAGTCGCTCTCGGAGAaatgtcaaattatttttcaataccGGCTCTAATGTTCCTTATTGTC GAATGCATTACGCAGTTAACGTAAGCCTGGCGAAGGCACAGCACGCTAAAATAACTGTAAATGGAAAACTTGGATTGACTGTTGGTGGAGACAAAGGTGCCGTGTCAAACGTCCAGCTAATACAGTCAAA TATTGGCGCAAAGCTAGAACATGGGAAAAattatcagtaccttttttcTATTGGAACTAATATTGGCAAGACGAGAAAAGTGAATCTCCGCTGGGATTATGTAGTTAACCCATTGGACCCTTCAACGATTTGCGgttcattatgcaacaaaaagCTTTATGTGAACAGCGTCACAATTTCATCGCTCAACAACTACCCAGAAAT AAATAGAATCGCAAACACTCTTAAAGCCTGTCCATCATCTAGTCCTGGAATTATCGGATCTGAATCCAGTTCCGATTTTTCCGTCGGTGGTACTTGCGcgaagtaa
- the LOC124340462 gene encoding beta-1,3-glucan-binding protein-like translates to MEGKDAVVIVWLLLLTVASDRVKGTWSQFYHLRGRLIFQEEFDTLNTSRWQHIITAWRGGNNEFEYYTDRPENSYVRDGVLHIRPTLTADRFGQDFLYNGTLDLWPEGCNVNYNGGCVATSDEDIINPIQSARMRTINSFSFTYGTVEIRAKMPRGDWIWPAMWMMPTENRFGPWPRSGEIDIVEIRANNDFTCRNKQMGNTLMGSTLHFGTDAQHNVWRPTHYEAVLEEGDFASDFHVFGLQRLPQSIRFYVDGILIGEITPPDGGFWEVGQLDRDPGGPNIWGNGTTMTPFDYPFHFILNVAVGGNFFPDGCINHQFQKPWSTKIKQQMLPFWEKRHEWLPTWNLQHGDGASNALQVDYIRVYEYDPNDTVDWYWYQRGLASNSLVDSQRLNV, encoded by the exons ATGGAGGGAAAGGATGCAGTCGTGATCGTGTGGTTACTGTTGCTGACAGTCGCTAGCGACCGAGTGAAAGGCACTTGGAGCCAATTTTATCATTTGCGTGGTAGACTCATCTTTCAAGAAGAATTTGACACTTTGAACACATCACGATGGCAGCACATAATCACCGCCTGGAGGGGAGGCAACAACGAattcgagtactacaccgatcGACCTGAAAATAG TTATGTTCGAGACGGAGTCTTGCATATTAGGCCCACCCTAACAGCAGACCGATTCGGTCAGGACTTCCTTTACAACGGAACCCTTGATCTGTGGCCGGAAGGGTGCAACGTCAACTACAATGGCGGATGTGTCGC AACTTCCGACGAAGACATCATCAACCCTATTCAGTCCGCCCGGATGCGCACCATTAACTCGTTCAGCTTTACTTACGGCACGGTCGAGATACGCGCTAAAATGCCCCGCGGCGATTGGATTTGGCCTG CTATGTGGATGATGCCAACCGAAAACCGTTTCGGTCCGTGGCCACGCTCTGGCGAAATCGATATTGTCGAAATTCGAGCCAACAACGATTTCACGTGTCGAAATAAGCAAATGGGAAACACCCTAATGGGCTCAACTCTTCATTTTG GGACGGACGCGCAACATAATGTTTGGCGACCAACTCACTATGAGGC GGTATTGGAAGAAGGGGATTTCGCATCAGATTTCCATGTTTTTGGACTCCAGCGCCTTCCTCAATCTATTCGCTTTTACGTGGATGGAATATTGATTGGTGAAATTACTCCGCCGGACGGAGGTTTCTGGGAGGTGGGCCAATTGGATCGAGACCCCGGTGGACCCAATATTTGGGGCAACGGTACAACAATGACGCCCTTCGACTATCCG ttcCATTTCATTCTCAACGTGGCGGTGGGAGGAAACTTCTTCCCTGATGGATGCATCAACCACCAGTTTCAGAAGCCATG GTCGACGAAGATAAAGCAGCAAATGCTTCCATTTTGGGAGAAACGACACGAATGGCTACCAACTTGGAACCTCCAACACGGAGACGGTGCTAGTAACGCGCTCCAAGTGGATTACATTCGTGTATACGAATACGATCCGAACGATACTGTTGACTGGTATTGGTACCAAAGAGGGTTGGCCAGCAATTCCCTTGTTGATTCACAACGTTtgaatgtttaa
- the LOC124340461 gene encoding beta-1,3-glucan-binding protein-like isoform X2: MKGNEVKTFISLVMVVVLLLIPKTSGNLDEFYRLRGRLIFQEEFNSLDKSRWQHVITAWRGGNNEFEYYTDRPENSYVRNGVLYIKPTLTADRFGEDFLYNGTLDMWKEGCNVNYNGGCIATSAEDIINPIQSARMRTLNSFSFTYGTVEVRAKMPRGDWIWPAIWMMPTENRYGAWPRSGEIDMVEIRSNDNLVCQDRHVGNKLMGSTLHFGTDSKHNIWRPTHYEAILEEGDFTSDFHTYGLQRLPRSIRFFVDGILIGEVTPPRGGFWELGQLDRDPGGPNIWGGGSPMTPFDEPFHFILNVAVGGSYFPEGCTNKPFPKPWSSKEKQPMRSFWEKRHEWLPTWNRRRRGEEVSNALQVDYIRVYEYAPTKYMPIYDTSDWHWYLWGLSRNPFFG, translated from the exons ATGAAGGGAAATGAAGTAAAGACCTTTATTTCACTGGTAATGGTAGTTGTCTTGTTACTTATCCCCAAAACATCGGGTAACTTGGACGAATTTTATCGACTGCGAGGTCGACTCATCTTTCAAGAGGAATTTAACAGTTTGGATAAATCACGGTGGCAGCACGTCATCACCGCCTGGAGAGGAGGTAACAACGAATTTGAATACTACACAGATCGCCCTGAAAACAG TTATGTTCGCAATGGAGTTTTGTACATAAAACCCACCCTGACGGCTGATCGTTTCGGAGAAGATTTCTTGTACAATGGCACGTTGGATATGTGGAAAGAAGGATGCAATGTGAATTACAACGGTGGATGTATCGC GACGTCTGCAGAGGACATCATCAATCCAATTCAATCCGCCCGGATGCGCACTCTCAACTCGTTCAGCTTTACTTACGGCACGGTCGAGGTACGCGCTAAAATGCCCCGTGGCGATTGGATTTGGCCTG ctaTTTGGATGATGCCAACAGAAAACCGTTATGGAGCGTGGCCACGATCTGGTGAAATCGATATGGTTGAAATACGCTCAAATGATAATTTAGTTTGTCAAGACCGACACGTTGGAAACAAACTCATGGGCTCTACCCTTCATTTTG GTACTGATTCTAAACACAATATCTGGCGTCCAACTCACTACGAAGC GATTCTGGAAGAGGGCGATTTCACATCAGATTTCCACACTTATGGATTGCAACGCCTGCCGCGATCCATACGTTTCTTTGTCGACGGAATCCTAATTGGTGAAGTAACCCCACCGAGAGGGGGTTTCTGGGAATTGGGGCAATTGGATCGAGATCCCGGTGGACCCAACATTTGGGGCGGTGGTAGTCCCATGACGCCGTTCGACGAACCG tttcatttcattctgaACGTGGCGGTGGGCGGTAGCTACTTTCCGGAAGGATGCACTAACAAACCGTTTCCGAAGCCGTG GTCCTCTAAAGAAAAGCAACCAATGCGTTCGTTTTGGGAGAAACGTCACGAATGGCTTCCAACATGGAACAGACGCCGTAGAGGTGAAGAAGTAAGTAACGCGCTCCAGGTGGACTACATCCGTGTCTACGAATATGCCCCAACTAAATACATGCCAATTTATGATACAAGTGATTGGCACTGGTATTTGTGGGGCTTAAGCAGAAATCCGTTTTTCGGTTAA
- the LOC124340754 gene encoding pancreatic triacylglycerol lipase-like isoform X1, producing the protein MTKILFCFACVPLFIVLANASSKVETNSFGKQSSGLNVSANVVDTTPVCYGELGCLALNQSWYNSLHRPINLMPMTRNRINTHFTLFTREKPMQGLKISAKNTTEITAASFKASRPTKFYIHGYLADAYEDRITTLVARLLGNGDFNVIVVHWGAGAYTTYGQAVANTRLVGLEIAFLVNTVIAKLGVKASDVHLIGHSLGSHIAGYAGEKILNLGRISGLDPAGPSFRSMPPFVRLDPSDAQFVEAIHTDGGALGFGLSEPVGHLDFYPNGGEVQPGCEPYPANFVASISALAAANTTLTDIVACDHMRVIYLYSDSFLSRNNCQTVAYECSDYDSFNKGACISCGSDNTKCVPFGLQASSYPSRSRRNVKLFFNTGSNVPYCRMHYAVNVSLAKAQHAKITVNGKLGLTVGGDKGAVSNVQLIQSNIGAKLEHGKNYQYLFSIGTNIGKTRKVNLRWDYVVNPLDPSTICGSLCNKKLYVNSVTISSLNNYPEINRIANTLKACPSSSPGIIGSESSSDFSVGGTCAK; encoded by the exons ATGACGAAGATATTATTTTGCTTTGCTTGTGTTCCTCTTTTTATCGTGTTGGCGAACGCCTCCTCAaag GTTGAAACTAATTCATTTGGAAAACAAAGTAGCGGTCTAAATGTTTCGGCGAACGTTGTAG ATACAACTCCGGTCTGCTACGGAGAATTAGGATGTCTCGCTTTGAATCAGTCATGGTACAATTCGTTGCATAGACCGATTAACTTGATGCCAATGACTAGGAATAGAATCAATACGCATTTCACGTTATTCACCCGAGAGAAACCAATGCAA GGGCTCAAAATTTCTGCCAAAAATACGACTGAAATTACTGCCGCTTCATTCAAAGCATCTCGACCAACAAAGTTCTATATTCACGGTTATCTTGCCGATGCATACGAAGACCGCATCACT ACGCTAGTTGCAAGATTATTGGGTAATGGAGATTTCAATGTCATCGTTGTACATTGGGGAGCTGGAGCGTACACTACTTATGGCCAAGCAGTTGCAAACACACGGCTCGTTGGGCTAGAAATCGCGTTCCTTGTCAACACTGTGATA GCAAAACTTGGCGTGAAGGCTTCTGATGTCCATTTGATTGGACATAGCTTGGGATCGCACATAGCGGGATACGCAGGAGAAAAAATTCTTAATCTCGGTCGTATTTCAG GTTTGGATCCTGCCGGTCCATCTTTTCGCAGTATGCCCCCTTTTGTTCGTTTGGATCCATCTGACGCTCAGTTTGTTGAAGCCATTCACACTGATGGTGGTGCATTAG GCTTTGGACTTTCGGAGCCTGTGGGCCACCTAGACTTTTATCCTAACGGTGGAGAAGTACAACCTGGCTGTGAGCCATACCCTGCTAACTTTGTAGCTAGCATTTCTGCTCTGGCTGCTGCCAACACCACTTTAACGGATATCGTCGCTTGCGACCACATGCGAGTCATTTATTTGTATAGTGACTCGTTTCTCTCACGTAACAACTGCCAGACTGTAGCGTATGAATGCTCCGACTATGACTCTTTCAACAAA GGAGCCTGCATTTCTTGTGGATCTGACAATACCAAATGTGTCCCGTTCGGGTTACAGGCCTCTAGTTATCCCAGTCGCTCTCGGAGAaatgtcaaattatttttcaataccGGCTCTAATGTTCCTTATTGTC GAATGCATTACGCAGTTAACGTAAGCCTGGCGAAGGCACAGCACGCTAAAATAACTGTAAATGGAAAACTTGGATTGACTGTTGGTGGAGACAAAGGTGCCGTGTCAAACGTCCAGCTAATACAGTCAAA TATTGGCGCAAAGCTAGAACATGGGAAAAattatcagtaccttttttcTATTGGAACTAATATTGGCAAGACGAGAAAAGTGAATCTCCGCTGGGATTATGTAGTTAACCCATTGGACCCTTCAACGATTTGCGgttcattatgcaacaaaaagCTTTATGTGAACAGCGTCACAATTTCATCGCTCAACAACTACCCAGAAAT AAATAGAATCGCAAACACTCTTAAAGCCTGTCCATCATCTAGTCCTGGAATTATCGGATCTGAATCCAGTTCCGATTTTTCCGTCGGTGGTACTTGCGcgaagtaa
- the LOC124340752 gene encoding pickpocket protein 28-like isoform X1, whose amino-acid sequence MSSRKISTQSRKVCQNGGKYFKQFCDSTSLHGLKYITEEKSHWLKRVMWTLVFLAGIFFSGYYCWQMWKKWEDSPVLMSLDSNRYPLKNIPFPAVTICNVNKVSKTKLLRVMEDPRYKNITYDKMQQTLRYMTKLDRAIKNEKELENLSEFYRTQNISSADLFDVLKKSAPSCRDMVMDCIWLGIPAPCFEYFSFLPTDDGICCTFNGAKYNDPELEIESTTDHEPLRVSGNGYRMGLALVIDADIEDYSVTNGKFDGFKVLIHTSEEFPDVADRGFVLGPGTETFVGVKGITTFNTEEVAKDVTPARRQCQVEGEQKLKYFPRYSRSACTIECATRLMQERCKCRPYFFKADIGTKLCNLDSYSCISDVYEDVRQNEDKICHCLPPCTDVWYDPEISYSSFPGRGFNLTRTFKRLVAGRNLSSNADSNEYFKSNVAVLHVYYKDKTGVRYKTDIRFGVEDFISATGGLLGLGLGLSFISVFELLYFLCLRWFFPKIKSKSRSRDESLDCNTLPPANKWASTTTVGTNISIS is encoded by the exons ATGTCGTCCCGAAAGATCTCCACTCAGAGCCGAAAGGTGTGCCAAAATGGAGGCAAGTACTTTAAGCAGTTCTGTGATTCCACTTCTCTTCACGGGTTAAAATACatcacagaagaaaaaagccatTGGTTGAAAAG agTCATGTGGACCTTGGTTTTCCTGgctggaattttcttttctggctATTATTGCTGGCAAATGTGGAAGAAATGGGAAGACTCCCCCGTCCTCATGTCGCTTGATTCTAACCGTTATCCACTAAAAAATATTCCCTTCCCAGCGGTAACCATATGCAACGTCAATAAGGTCTCCAAGACAAAACTACTTCGAGTCATGGAAGACCCAAG ATACAAGAACATCACTTACGATAAAATGCAGCAAACCTTGAGGTACATGACGAAGCTCGACAGGGCGATCAAAAACGAAAAGGAATTAGAAAATTTAAGCGAATTTTATCGGACGCAAAACATTTCATCTGCGGATTTGTTTGACGTTCTTAAAAAG TCGGCGCCATCCTGTCGAGACATGGTCATGGACTGTATCTGGCTCGGTATTCCGGCGCCGTGTTTCGagtacttttcttttcttcctacgGATGATGGCATTTGTTGCACTTTCAACGGAGCTAAATACAACGATCCGGAGTTAGAAATCGAATCTACTAC CGATCACGAACCTCTTCGGGTGAGCGGGAACGGATACCGAATGGGACTCGCCCTGGTGATCGATGCTGACATAGAAGATTATAGTGTGACCAACGGAAAATTTGATGGTTTTAAG gTACTGATTCACACGTCAGAGGAATTTCCAGATGTTGCTGATCGTGGATTCGTCCTTGGCCCTGGCACTGAAAC ATTCGTCGGAGTCAAAGGAATAACAACATTCAACACGGAAGAAGTGGCAAAAGATGTAACGCCAGCACGACGCCAATGTCAAGTGGAGGGCGAAcaaaagttaaaatattttccacgtTACAGTCGATCGGCTTGTACTATCGAGTGTGCCacacgacttatgcaagagcgATGTAAATGCAGaccatattttttcaaag CCGACATAGGAACGAAGCTGTGCAATTTGGATTCCTACTCTTGCATCTCTGATGTTTACG aaGACGTAAGGCAAAACGAGGATAAGATTTGCCACTGTCTTCCTCCTTGCACAGACGTGTGGTACGACCCAGAAATTTCGTATTCGTCTTTTCCCGGAAGGGGATTCAATTTAACACGCACCTTTAAACGTCTAGTGGCTGGACGAAATCTCAGTTCTAATGCAGACAGCAACGAATATTTCAA ATCAAATGTCGCAGTACTTCACGTCTACTACAAAGATAAGACTGGCGTACGATACAAAACTGACATTCGTTTTGGCGTTGAAGATTTTATTT CTGCCACCGGTGGACTTTTGGGACTAGGTTTAGGCCTCAGCTTCATCAGTGTTTTTGAGCTACTTTATTTCCTCTGCCTGCGCTGGTTTTTCCCCAagataaaatcaaaatccCGAAGCAGAGACGAATCACTAGATTGCAACACTCTCCCACCTGCCAACAAATGggcttcaacaacaacagtcgggacaaacatttcaatctcATAA